Proteins encoded by one window of Salmonirosea aquatica:
- a CDS encoding SusC/RagA family TonB-linked outer membrane protein, whose protein sequence is MNFKLLPQILAVARYALIGAICQVFSVGILWADDRADREKSIEDIYISANLRNLSLEDAFVKIVEKTDLNFQYTQEMVEKKKVTHNFVNTSLGAVLRSISKETGLSFRRIKETIYVQPNPTKKVIVTEQLSAVEMQPLQMAAREPKSGMRAPFQSETVARMLENALKVQMLAVSGQVTGDKQEPVPGVSVLEKGTVNGTSTDAEGRFTLNVSGPTSVLVFSAIGYITQEVEVGSSSIVNVNLLTDVKALEEVVVVGYGTQKRANVTGAVATVNIDEKIASRSLTNVSSGLSGLVPGLAVTQSTGMAGRNGAALIIRGLGTVNNASPLVVVDGMPDVDINRLNINDIETITVLKDATSAAVYGSRAANGVILITTKTGKGQAKASINYSGNYAFQTPTRAYDFLPDYARALTLHQQSAAVNTLRSNYFFKDGTIDQWLALSKVDPLRYPSTDWWDVILRTGAVQNHNISASGGGDRSNFFISVGMMDEKGLQVNNDYKRYNARFNYDYKIRDNINVGVRFTGNWSNLTYALADGFTDDDPGNTAGFDMQYAIAGIVPYDPVSGYFGGVMAYNEDPQAYNPYTLYVNNLNRQDRQEANTNFYLDWSPIPGLTARVDYALNYYNQFRWNANTPNRSYNFQTESFGSRVYVGPNAGVGNYTNTGYKTLMNARLTYKKTIARNHDLTALFVYSEEYWKDRYQASSRNDRLYPNLHEIDAALTDIQSTGGNSSTEGLKSYIGRLNYAAFDKYLVELNFRYDGSSRFLEGYQFGFFPSAALGWRFTEESFIKTFTDRFMSNGKLRVSYGALGNNSGVGRYEQQSTLNASNYYIGNSIVKGFVNQKLVNKNLSWETTTVFNVGLDLGFLNNRLTTELDYYDRLTTGMNRPSEMSILLTGAYDAPRKNIGNMRNRGVEANITWRDRFGGIDYSVNLNASHNATVLEKWNEFLSRTSQNSGNQVFLNMPYGFVYSYQDLGIAQTWQDVYNATPQGASPGDILRKDINGDGRIDSNDKTADPHSQRDRPTTYFGLNGSVSWKGFDLTVLLQGATGRKDYWLNIYNNVNFGNQRYASTYQHLTEPWSVENRDGSWPRLSGNANREETTFWLDDLSYLRLKNVQFGYNVPKAWVNKVRLSNVRLFVSSENLATITSFRGLDPEKAGNRSDSYPLNKSYSFGINVGL, encoded by the coding sequence ATGAATTTCAAACTACTACCACAAATTTTGGCGGTGGCAAGGTACGCGTTGATCGGAGCGATTTGCCAGGTCTTTTCTGTGGGAATTCTGTGGGCCGACGATCGGGCCGACCGTGAGAAAAGCATCGAGGATATTTACATTTCGGCCAATCTGCGTAACCTGAGCCTTGAAGATGCCTTTGTGAAAATTGTGGAGAAAACGGATCTGAACTTTCAATACACCCAGGAAATGGTGGAAAAGAAGAAGGTCACCCACAATTTTGTCAACACGAGCCTAGGTGCTGTACTACGTTCCATCTCGAAAGAAACCGGGCTCAGTTTCCGGCGGATCAAGGAAACCATTTATGTACAGCCCAATCCAACGAAGAAAGTAATCGTTACCGAACAGCTCAGCGCGGTGGAAATGCAACCACTGCAAATGGCCGCCCGTGAGCCCAAGTCAGGCATGCGTGCACCGTTTCAGTCCGAAACGGTGGCCCGGATGCTTGAAAATGCCCTAAAGGTGCAAATGCTCGCCGTATCGGGCCAGGTGACTGGCGACAAGCAGGAGCCCGTTCCGGGTGTGAGTGTGCTGGAAAAAGGTACCGTCAATGGTACCTCCACAGATGCCGAAGGGCGTTTCACGCTCAACGTGAGCGGACCTACCTCGGTGCTGGTGTTCAGTGCCATTGGCTACATTACTCAGGAAGTCGAAGTAGGCTCGTCGAGTATTGTAAATGTGAATTTGCTGACCGACGTCAAAGCCCTGGAAGAAGTCGTGGTCGTAGGGTACGGTACCCAGAAGCGGGCCAACGTAACGGGCGCGGTGGCTACGGTCAACATTGACGAAAAAATCGCCAGCCGCTCTCTGACCAATGTATCGTCGGGCTTGTCGGGTCTGGTACCAGGTCTGGCCGTAACGCAATCTACGGGGATGGCGGGCCGCAATGGTGCCGCGCTGATCATCCGGGGCTTGGGTACAGTCAATAACGCCAGTCCGCTGGTTGTCGTGGACGGAATGCCCGATGTGGACATTAACCGTCTTAACATTAATGATATCGAGACCATTACGGTACTGAAAGATGCTACCTCAGCTGCTGTTTACGGATCACGGGCGGCCAACGGCGTTATTCTTATTACCACCAAAACGGGGAAAGGACAGGCCAAAGCCAGTATCAATTACTCGGGTAATTACGCGTTCCAGACTCCTACCCGCGCCTATGACTTCCTGCCTGATTATGCCCGTGCGCTCACGCTACACCAGCAGTCGGCAGCTGTGAATACGTTGCGGTCCAACTATTTCTTTAAGGATGGTACCATCGACCAGTGGCTGGCTTTGAGCAAAGTTGATCCGCTACGCTACCCGAGCACCGACTGGTGGGACGTAATTTTACGGACGGGTGCGGTGCAAAACCACAATATTTCGGCTTCCGGTGGCGGTGATCGATCCAACTTCTTCATCTCGGTGGGTATGATGGATGAAAAGGGTTTGCAGGTCAATAACGACTACAAGCGATACAATGCCCGCTTCAACTACGATTACAAAATTCGCGACAATATCAACGTCGGGGTACGTTTCACGGGCAACTGGTCCAACCTGACCTACGCGCTGGCGGATGGATTTACGGATGATGATCCGGGCAATACGGCGGGTTTTGATATGCAGTATGCTATCGCGGGTATTGTTCCCTATGATCCCGTATCGGGGTACTTTGGGGGGGTGATGGCTTACAATGAAGACCCGCAAGCCTATAACCCTTATACGCTATACGTTAACAACCTGAACCGTCAGGATCGTCAGGAAGCCAACACCAACTTCTATCTGGACTGGTCGCCGATTCCGGGACTGACTGCCCGCGTGGATTACGCTTTGAACTACTACAACCAGTTCCGCTGGAACGCTAACACGCCCAATCGGTCGTATAACTTCCAGACCGAGTCGTTCGGTAGCCGGGTGTACGTAGGGCCCAATGCCGGGGTAGGTAACTACACCAACACGGGCTACAAAACCCTGATGAATGCGCGTTTGACCTACAAGAAAACCATCGCCAGGAATCACGATTTAACGGCTTTGTTTGTGTATAGCGAAGAATATTGGAAGGATCGCTACCAGGCCAGTTCACGTAATGATCGCCTGTACCCTAACCTGCACGAAATCGATGCCGCGCTCACCGATATCCAGTCAACGGGTGGTAATTCGAGCACAGAGGGATTGAAGTCGTATATTGGGCGTCTTAACTACGCCGCCTTTGACAAGTACCTGGTAGAATTGAACTTCCGCTACGATGGTTCATCGCGGTTCCTGGAAGGTTACCAGTTTGGTTTCTTCCCGTCAGCAGCTTTGGGATGGCGCTTTACCGAAGAATCTTTCATCAAGACGTTTACGGACCGCTTCATGTCGAACGGTAAACTGCGGGTATCCTACGGTGCATTAGGGAACAATAGTGGGGTAGGACGCTACGAGCAGCAGTCAACCCTGAACGCCAGCAACTACTACATTGGCAATAGCATCGTGAAAGGATTCGTAAACCAGAAACTGGTAAATAAAAACCTTTCGTGGGAAACGACTACGGTATTCAACGTAGGTCTGGATCTGGGCTTTCTCAACAACCGCCTGACCACTGAGCTCGACTACTATGACCGCTTGACTACGGGTATGAACCGTCCTTCGGAGATGTCCATCCTGCTTACTGGTGCCTACGACGCACCCCGCAAGAACATCGGTAATATGCGCAACCGGGGTGTGGAGGCTAATATTACCTGGCGTGACCGCTTCGGCGGAATCGATTACAGCGTTAACCTGAATGCTTCTCACAATGCTACAGTATTGGAAAAATGGAATGAATTCTTGAGTAGAACATCACAAAATTCAGGAAATCAGGTCTTTCTGAACATGCCCTACGGCTTTGTGTATTCATACCAAGACCTAGGTATTGCCCAAACCTGGCAGGATGTGTACAACGCCACTCCACAGGGTGCTTCACCGGGGGACATTCTTCGTAAGGACATTAACGGCGACGGCCGTATCGATAGCAACGATAAAACAGCCGATCCCCACTCCCAACGTGATCGTCCTACTACGTACTTCGGTCTGAATGGCAGCGTATCCTGGAAGGGCTTCGATCTGACGGTATTATTACAAGGAGCAACGGGCCGTAAAGATTATTGGCTCAATATCTACAATAATGTGAACTTCGGAAACCAGCGCTACGCTTCTACTTATCAGCACTTAACCGAGCCCTGGTCGGTAGAAAACCGCGACGGGTCTTGGCCACGCCTGAGCGGCAATGCCAACCGGGAAGAAACGACATTCTGGCTCGACGACCTGAGCTACCTGCGCCTCAAAAATGTACAGTTCGGGTACAATGTTCCCAAAGCCTGGGTAAACAAGGTTCGTCTGAGCAATGTTCGCCTGTTCGTATCGTCGGAGAACCTGGCCACCATCACCAGCTTCCGGGGCCTCGATCCTGAGAAAGCTGGTAACCGGAGCGATTCCTATCCGTTGAACAAATCGTACTCGTTCGGTATCAATGTCGGTCTGTAA
- a CDS encoding FecR family protein codes for MEKERYSDFKAPDFLLDDDFLAWLRGEDPAAEESWQQWLAENPAGRVEVEKARLLGQAMVFRHRKPGADAVDDAWQKLSKNTGQGTLDAALETEGTPGRVIPLWVRLAAASVVLVMLAVWIGKDYYSSRPSSELSRVQTANGQQLAVTLTDGTTVRLNAGSTLTYPETFLADKREVRLKGEAYFEVAPNATAPFLIRTGEVDVQVIGTKFTVKAYPESELVKVAVVEGKVAVQAAGNATAPEAKEVLLTKDEMATVEKAKRELSVTGYDKNVALGWQNGILYFEKANFTQFLKQLERWYGVDISVGDDVVMDEAWRFSGKFERKPIDYILDVCRYPELFNYQVADKKVFITKK; via the coding sequence TTGGAAAAAGAACGCTACTCCGATTTTAAGGCGCCTGACTTTTTGCTTGACGATGATTTCCTGGCCTGGCTACGAGGGGAAGATCCCGCCGCGGAAGAAAGCTGGCAGCAGTGGCTTGCCGAAAATCCGGCAGGCCGGGTGGAAGTGGAAAAGGCCCGACTCTTGGGACAGGCCATGGTTTTCCGCCACCGGAAGCCGGGTGCAGATGCTGTGGACGATGCCTGGCAGAAACTAAGCAAAAACACAGGGCAGGGTACCCTGGATGCCGCTCTTGAAACGGAAGGTACCCCGGGCCGCGTGATTCCCCTGTGGGTTCGGCTGGCGGCTGCCTCGGTGGTACTCGTGATGCTGGCGGTGTGGATAGGTAAAGACTACTATTCCAGTCGTCCGTCGTCCGAACTCTCCCGGGTGCAAACGGCCAACGGCCAGCAATTGGCCGTAACGCTTACCGACGGTACCACGGTACGGTTGAATGCCGGTTCGACACTTACTTATCCGGAAACCTTTCTCGCCGACAAGCGGGAGGTTCGGCTGAAAGGCGAGGCTTACTTTGAGGTAGCTCCAAATGCCACAGCTCCCTTTTTGATTCGCACGGGTGAGGTAGACGTACAGGTAATCGGGACGAAGTTTACGGTAAAAGCCTACCCGGAAAGTGAACTGGTAAAAGTGGCGGTAGTCGAAGGCAAAGTGGCGGTACAGGCGGCGGGCAATGCAACCGCACCCGAGGCCAAAGAAGTGCTGCTGACCAAGGACGAGATGGCTACCGTAGAGAAAGCAAAGCGCGAGTTAAGCGTAACCGGCTACGACAAGAATGTGGCCTTGGGCTGGCAGAATGGCATCCTGTATTTCGAAAAAGCCAATTTCACTCAGTTTTTAAAGCAACTGGAGCGCTGGTACGGGGTCGACATCAGCGTGGGAGATGACGTCGTAATGGATGAAGCCTGGCGTTTCAGCGGGAAGTTTGAGAGAAAGCCTATTGACTATATCCTGGATGTATGCCGCTACCCCGAGCTTTTCAATTACCAGGTAGCGGATAAAAAAGTATTTATAACGAAAAAATAA
- a CDS encoding RNA polymerase sigma factor has product MKILDLTVSGRHTESGSVLPEGDAVYWESLKAGSVSAFEAIFRAHYDFLYNYGLRFHDDEDEIKDCLQVLFLTIWERRQNLGTTNSIRNYLLASLRRLILKRLKSQDGRQEIDPDSFHLQVELPLESTLIMDQSTAEDLALLRRSMEKLPERQKEAIYLKYYGDQSFAEIAGVMNITTRAVYKLIYKALDSLNATLSQARNK; this is encoded by the coding sequence ATGAAAATATTAGACTTGACAGTCAGCGGGCGACATACTGAGTCGGGTAGCGTACTACCGGAAGGCGATGCCGTATACTGGGAGTCGTTAAAGGCAGGGAGCGTATCGGCTTTCGAGGCGATATTCAGAGCCCACTATGATTTTTTGTACAACTACGGACTGCGGTTTCATGATGACGAAGATGAAATCAAGGACTGTCTTCAGGTACTGTTCCTGACGATTTGGGAAAGAAGACAAAACCTGGGTACCACAAACTCGATTCGCAACTACCTGCTGGCTTCTCTGCGCCGGCTGATCCTGAAAAGATTAAAATCACAGGATGGCCGTCAGGAAATTGATCCTGATTCCTTTCATCTGCAAGTAGAACTTCCCCTGGAAAGTACGCTGATTATGGATCAGTCTACCGCCGAGGATTTGGCGCTTCTGCGCCGCTCAATGGAAAAACTTCCCGAACGCCAGAAGGAAGCGATTTATCTGAAATATTACGGTGACCAGTCGTTTGCCGAAATTGCGGGCGTCATGAACATTACTACGCGCGCCGTATATAAGCTCATCTACAAAGCACTCGATAGCCTGAACGCTACCCTTTCGCAGGCCCGCAACAAGTAG
- a CDS encoding SusC/RagA family TonB-linked outer membrane protein, which translates to MKKCYPRFGSGTVFMCLLLTFIFHTSYAQDRTVTGKVIDDQSGTGLPGATVTVKGGNALTGSTTDSEGNYSVRVSPGATSLVFSFIGYRNKEVAIDNQSVIDVQLNSDVNALSEVIVTGYGSQSKRDITGAVTTVNAQDLKAVPATTFAQQLQGRASGLNVVNDATPGGNATVRIRGFGTIGNNDPLFIIDGVPTENSGNLNPNDIETIQILKDASAASIYGSRAANGVVIITTKRGKVGKPVISFNAYYGTQAPSRSPDVLNAKELGEYLYLADKYAGKTPTHGQYTFGPNGEVTIPDYVFPSAGKEGTPDVNPDRYSLKPGNIYAITKSADTDWWKVQTQSAPIQNYQLGATGGTENSHYAISLGYFSQDGVVKFIGYDRYTIRANTEFSGLNQKLRIGENLSVSFDNRKGGFGNNQEQNAVSGSYKHHPLLPIYDIAGNFAGSRGLNLGNNSNPYATLYREQDNRTMRLRVFGNVYGEFDILPNLTVKSSLGIDGSSQRGRYIGRANPEYVEGSFNNGSTSADEYYYQWVWTNTLSYSKEFGTDHKFDAYVGTEAIREFKEIFGASRNGYAFEIPSIISYLDLGDATKASNYGRVDRDYTLFSLFGKANYSFRDKYLAQVILRNDASSRFLSASRSATFPAFSLGWRVSEEGFLKGVSWINDMKLRYGWGKTGNQKIGDYNAYTTYRSDIFHAGYPINGSGSQPTIGYDAASLGNPDAKWETTTSNNLGMDATLFNSSLTLELDFWNRRTSDMLFSIPLTYTVGDASAPSFNVGEMNNKGIDLGLNYRNSLVNGDLRYSIGANYSMYRNKVIRLTDSESTKYFGYGSRTDAVTLTQAGLPLSSFYGLTVLGIFQSKEEADAWAPYGTYNKEGKFKIKDTNNDGVINPDDRSVIGSPHPKFNYGVNLNLGYKAFDLTVFGNGVVGNDIFNYTRFFADFNTFQGNRSKRALYDAWQPTNKGGTTPIMDANDQISSRPSTYLLEKGTYFRLKNVQLTYTLPRNLASKIGFSNFQLYLQGQNMFTITKYTGLNPEIQTGEDNTIGFDGGYMPVSRNFLLGLNVSF; encoded by the coding sequence ATGAAAAAATGCTACCCGCGTTTTGGTAGCGGCACAGTATTCATGTGCCTGCTACTGACATTCATTTTCCACACCTCCTACGCTCAGGATCGCACGGTGACCGGAAAAGTAATCGACGACCAGTCGGGTACGGGCCTGCCCGGCGCTACAGTTACGGTAAAAGGTGGCAATGCCCTCACGGGAAGTACCACCGATTCTGAGGGTAATTACTCAGTACGGGTCAGCCCGGGTGCCACTTCACTGGTGTTCTCGTTTATAGGGTACCGTAACAAGGAAGTGGCAATTGACAACCAAAGTGTCATCGATGTCCAACTCAATAGCGATGTAAACGCTCTGTCGGAGGTTATTGTTACAGGATACGGTTCCCAGTCCAAGCGCGACATTACCGGGGCCGTTACGACCGTAAATGCACAGGATTTGAAAGCCGTTCCGGCCACTACTTTTGCCCAGCAGCTACAGGGACGTGCCTCGGGGCTCAATGTAGTGAACGATGCTACTCCCGGCGGTAACGCTACGGTACGTATACGGGGTTTCGGTACCATTGGTAACAACGATCCCCTGTTTATTATCGACGGCGTGCCCACCGAAAACTCGGGCAACCTGAACCCGAATGACATTGAAACCATTCAAATCCTGAAAGATGCGTCGGCAGCGTCTATCTACGGTTCCCGGGCGGCCAACGGTGTAGTCATCATTACGACCAAGCGCGGTAAAGTAGGCAAGCCTGTCATCTCCTTCAACGCCTACTACGGTACCCAGGCCCCGTCCAGAAGTCCTGACGTTCTTAACGCCAAAGAACTTGGCGAATACCTGTACCTGGCCGATAAATACGCGGGCAAAACACCCACACACGGCCAGTATACTTTCGGACCCAATGGCGAGGTGACTATCCCCGACTATGTGTTCCCCAGTGCAGGCAAGGAAGGTACCCCCGATGTGAACCCTGACCGCTACTCGTTGAAACCCGGCAACATTTACGCGATTACCAAGTCAGCCGATACCGACTGGTGGAAAGTGCAAACCCAGTCCGCTCCGATCCAGAACTACCAGCTCGGGGCTACGGGAGGAACCGAAAACAGCCATTATGCTATTTCGTTGGGCTATTTTAGTCAGGACGGTGTCGTAAAATTCATCGGATACGACCGGTATACAATCCGGGCAAACACGGAATTTTCGGGCTTGAATCAGAAACTCCGCATTGGCGAAAACCTGTCGGTGTCATTCGATAACCGGAAGGGCGGCTTCGGCAACAACCAGGAGCAGAATGCCGTTTCGGGTTCATACAAGCACCACCCTTTGCTACCCATTTATGACATCGCGGGCAATTTTGCGGGCTCACGCGGCTTAAACCTGGGCAATAACTCCAATCCCTACGCTACCCTGTACCGCGAGCAGGACAACCGTACCATGCGGCTACGGGTGTTTGGCAATGTATACGGGGAATTCGACATTCTCCCTAACCTGACGGTCAAATCCAGTCTGGGTATCGACGGCAGCAGTCAACGGGGGCGTTACATTGGTCGGGCCAACCCCGAGTATGTAGAGGGTAGCTTCAACAATGGCTCCACTTCGGCGGACGAATACTACTACCAGTGGGTGTGGACCAATACCCTATCCTATTCCAAAGAATTTGGCACTGATCATAAATTCGATGCGTACGTGGGGACGGAGGCGATCCGTGAATTCAAGGAAATTTTCGGTGCCAGCCGTAACGGTTATGCCTTCGAGATTCCTTCTATCATCAGCTACCTCGACCTGGGCGACGCTACTAAGGCTTCCAACTACGGTCGGGTGGATCGGGATTATACCCTTTTCTCTTTGTTTGGAAAGGCCAACTACTCCTTTAGAGACAAATATCTGGCGCAGGTCATTCTTCGGAATGACGCCTCTTCGCGCTTTCTTAGTGCATCAAGGAGTGCCACGTTTCCGGCTTTCAGCCTCGGATGGCGGGTGTCGGAAGAAGGCTTCCTCAAAGGTGTGAGCTGGATCAATGATATGAAACTCCGTTATGGTTGGGGAAAAACGGGTAATCAGAAAATCGGCGACTACAACGCCTACACGACCTACCGGTCCGATATTTTCCACGCGGGGTACCCCATCAACGGTTCAGGCAGTCAACCCACGATTGGCTACGATGCGGCCTCTCTCGGTAACCCCGACGCCAAATGGGAAACCACTACCTCGAACAACCTGGGCATGGATGCAACCCTATTCAACAGTTCCCTGACGCTCGAGCTCGATTTCTGGAATCGGCGCACCAGTGATATGCTGTTCTCCATTCCGCTCACCTACACGGTAGGCGACGCCAGCGCACCTTCATTCAACGTGGGTGAAATGAACAACAAAGGAATCGACCTGGGCCTCAACTATCGAAACTCGCTCGTAAACGGCGACTTGCGGTATTCGATCGGGGCCAACTACTCGATGTACCGTAATAAGGTAATCAGGCTGACCGACAGTGAAAGCACGAAGTACTTCGGATACGGCTCACGCACCGACGCCGTAACGCTGACGCAGGCCGGCCTACCCCTCTCCTCGTTCTACGGGCTTACAGTACTGGGCATTTTTCAATCGAAGGAAGAAGCCGACGCCTGGGCACCCTATGGTACCTACAACAAGGAGGGCAAGTTCAAGATTAAGGATACTAACAACGATGGTGTCATCAATCCCGACGACCGAAGCGTCATAGGGAGCCCCCACCCGAAGTTCAACTACGGCGTGAACCTGAACCTGGGCTACAAGGCGTTCGACCTGACGGTATTCGGCAATGGTGTGGTGGGCAACGACATTTTCAACTATACCCGATTCTTTGCCGACTTTAACACGTTCCAGGGCAACCGCTCCAAGCGTGCCTTGTACGATGCATGGCAACCGACCAACAAGGGGGGTACCACGCCCATCATGGACGCCAACGACCAGATCAGCAGCCGCCCTTCGACCTACCTCCTCGAAAAGGGTACCTACTTCCGCCTGAAAAATGTCCAGCTTACGTACACCCTACCCCGAAACCTGGCTTCCAAAATCGGTTTCTCCAACTTCCAGCTGTACCTGCAGGGCCAGAATATGTTCACCATTACAAAATACACGGGTCTGAACCCCGAAATCCAGACCGGAGAGGACAATACGATCGGTTTCGATGGAGGGTACATGCCCGTATCGCGTAATTTCCTGTTGGGTCTCAATGTTTCTTTTTGA
- a CDS encoding RagB/SusD family nutrient uptake outer membrane protein codes for MKTNLVKYGLAVTALLAVVTACNDEFLTREPQGQYSPTALKSADGVEGLLLGAYGMLDGRGLDGQDDWNSEIQSWVFGGIASDDAYKGTDSGDQPEQSFIEKYDFQTNNGHIRNKWRGLYKGVARTNDVLNTLKEVQNIPESRRAQIVAEARFLRTLFHFEAQKMWKTPLYIDDNTFLLDDLESTKIPNTGPIWDKIEADLKAAMDVLPETQTEVGRPTKYAAMGFLAKAYMYQGWDVQTGAANAAKLNQAKPLLEAIIASGKFSLMPRYEQNFLIAFRNNAESIFEVQYAVSSASDGASNAGMGLAHPYIDPWGCCGFYQPSQNLVNAFKTDANGLPLLDTFNASDVKNDQGLKYTDPFEPYTGNLDPRLDHTVGRRGILFKDFKIHGSDFIRDQTYAGPYSPKKHISERAGFGIGGWGNLSSNNYRILRYDMILLWLAEVEVEVGDLEKARTLINQVRTRAANPDGFVKKAVQGPASRDDYTVLDQPAANYVIKTYDTPFASKEMARKAVRFESRLEFGMEGHRFFDLQRWGVQASVLQAYLAEESKKRVYLKDAVFTKGKNEYFPIPQNAIDRSYKAGEPTLTQDPAYK; via the coding sequence ATGAAAACCAATCTTGTAAAATACGGCCTTGCCGTGACCGCCCTTCTGGCAGTCGTGACGGCCTGTAATGATGAGTTTCTAACCCGGGAGCCACAAGGACAGTACAGCCCCACGGCACTAAAATCGGCCGATGGGGTAGAAGGCCTGCTGCTGGGGGCCTACGGCATGCTGGACGGCCGGGGCCTTGATGGTCAGGACGACTGGAACAGCGAAATCCAAAGCTGGGTATTCGGCGGCATCGCTTCCGACGACGCCTACAAAGGTACTGACTCCGGCGACCAGCCCGAGCAGTCCTTCATCGAGAAATACGATTTCCAGACTAACAACGGTCATATCCGTAACAAGTGGCGGGGCTTATACAAGGGTGTGGCCCGCACCAACGACGTGCTGAACACGCTGAAAGAAGTACAGAACATTCCGGAGTCGCGACGCGCCCAAATTGTGGCCGAAGCTCGCTTCTTACGCACGCTTTTTCACTTTGAAGCCCAGAAAATGTGGAAGACTCCGTTGTATATCGACGACAACACGTTCCTACTGGACGACCTGGAGAGCACCAAGATACCCAATACCGGGCCGATCTGGGACAAAATCGAGGCCGACCTCAAGGCAGCCATGGACGTACTGCCCGAAACGCAAACCGAAGTAGGCCGTCCTACCAAATATGCCGCTATGGGCTTCCTGGCCAAGGCGTATATGTACCAGGGTTGGGACGTGCAGACTGGTGCGGCCAACGCGGCCAAGCTTAACCAGGCCAAGCCGCTGCTGGAGGCGATTATTGCTTCCGGAAAATTCAGCCTGATGCCCCGTTATGAGCAAAACTTCCTGATTGCCTTCCGGAATAACGCCGAGTCAATATTCGAGGTACAGTATGCCGTTTCCAGCGCATCCGATGGAGCTTCCAATGCGGGCATGGGTCTGGCTCATCCCTACATCGACCCCTGGGGATGTTGCGGGTTCTACCAGCCCTCTCAGAATCTGGTGAATGCCTTTAAAACCGACGCCAATGGGCTACCCTTGCTGGATACTTTCAATGCCAGTGACGTAAAGAACGATCAGGGATTGAAATATACCGATCCTTTTGAACCCTATACGGGCAACCTGGACCCCCGGCTGGACCATACGGTAGGTCGCCGGGGCATTCTGTTCAAGGATTTCAAAATTCACGGGAGTGATTTTATCCGTGATCAGACCTACGCGGGCCCTTACTCGCCCAAAAAACACATCTCGGAGCGCGCAGGCTTCGGTATCGGAGGCTGGGGAAACCTATCGAGCAATAACTACCGCATCCTGCGCTACGATATGATTCTGCTGTGGCTGGCTGAAGTGGAGGTGGAAGTAGGCGACCTGGAAAAAGCCCGGACGCTGATCAATCAGGTTCGTACCCGAGCAGCTAATCCCGATGGATTTGTTAAAAAAGCCGTACAGGGGCCAGCTTCCCGTGACGACTACACCGTACTGGACCAGCCCGCAGCCAACTATGTCATCAAAACTTACGACACACCCTTTGCAAGCAAGGAAATGGCCCGCAAAGCCGTCCGCTTTGAGAGCCGTCTGGAGTTTGGCATGGAAGGACACCGCTTCTTTGACCTCCAGCGCTGGGGCGTCCAGGCCTCCGTACTACAGGCCTACCTTGCCGAAGAGTCGAAAAAGAGGGTGTACCTGAAGGATGCGGTTTTCACCAAAGGCAAAAATGAGTACTTCCCAATTCCCCAGAACGCCATCGATCGTTCCTACAAAGCAGGTGAACCCACTTTGACCCAGGATCCGGCTTACAAGTAG